A single Anopheles funestus chromosome 2RL, idAnoFuneDA-416_04, whole genome shotgun sequence DNA region contains:
- the LOC125762126 gene encoding RB1-inducible coiled-coil protein 1 isoform X2, with the protein MMFVFHVDQGRMLTFKMECMFDDIRRLKEMIERNHAIPARSIVLLVSGGELLEDDSRACHYATGTDTNPIYMFCKTVGESPLLSPGPIKETEVDLEGLVRKSLELPISFPTLAARAQLAQKIYEMGREELRRCEALVHEQHLQQQGWAAVVANMEDTIKEFQERCEYFNRYYEEQLRMHEEQMDILHNFDKSLQQLADIPILSSLMENAESRPYGVFDEVFNPSVTTNSGASRTASNNEQSEHVGSESTNQPQMDGNISDEPATQSAHSSELQKPDVIDIGEATTTAQGATDEIGLTELERAKGISLLDWISAMEGQLTLKRMAEECRLNIDKFNRAQLINLNERIDKAVKQSQSLEIKVVKGLEERLRGLDELLANAKKLLDDQNKRAQGILKNQERATKIGDVSVLPDLCSMHQNTLQVMKGNHADLLEYRRRCTVAKDELGFNLTKRIKYIMNVETRVHELDSTLQLYHTSLQRLQKHLSIIEQIHMVPCIYVSAVTEVVRRRMFSSAFLRWASDLACRLMAIHNDEVARRQDFTSLFEGHFLSTLFPGMNDMPPSYAIQAPSVFDSSLPALDKQDLEELSRYLPELTEKIPLPNIASVIDFFQTRSVEQQQLQQNEGSKAEKDDTSVQSKDNATASSNENVESSNVVDQQPGVKESDKIGAESETDTEDYEKVQNQSPLDGCSRQEDTPKMTVAVMCTVATCTEPVETVCAETLTEDNLGTTRLEVERLKGLFSSVHQLSQDSIMMLRDQLALVRTEAENNRTQFQSELGAMNRAWNDIQQLARNRERETIQQLTVDHELEMNDLRKSVHQMDDEIQSLRSDNSTMKASHIETVSSYEQEKKELNEQIAQMRTVIDRLECQLANSEIDRKQAIQEAVEQLEHKHRTEIESLRCRFKLMASSMDRSPSDTSLEKIEKPDMIDIGTHEQMLAQMRDDFQRDKERAIRAAVEEERQRWEANAIGSGGVAIGSAGSAGRLHRSYGVAGSPGGGSQDVYKRILDEKDRQLDELRDKEAQLAREVMRMRETIQSLTDPELSPLNDHSCREQLEALETDRQQMSEELVKLHESIKMLDQEKGRMARELEKHRKDTAQLLTCSEGDTVTFVWNPNYAQYTIVQASDFIYFMHESSYKELGIMPPTKSELPTILFGFGTVMRKDFCHARKDDNRYGVSRGTQFYRVKLKAASVTKKSKGRPSSSRGSGLVEDISMSYQQPPTAVVTIEMQSSSNTAPISTSAVGRLIDSFAQTEQPTPSSTTALTEAMLIGTSIGDGSKSPTGTSRDMIDSGVVEQQRSSYRERNISITDEDDLVVGIGSTGSYQSVCEEEDPVGEDDTDGGLPESTGGSSATLMLLKAFLLLNGDEE; encoded by the exons ATGATGTTCGTATTTCACGTGGATCAAGGTCGAATGCTGACCTTTAAGATGGAGTGCATGTTTGATGA CATTCGGAGGCTGAAGGAGATGATAGAGAGGAACCACGCAATACCGGCTAGGAGCATCGTTCTTTTAGTCAGTGGTGGCGAGCTGCTGGAGGACGATAGTCGCGCATGTCACTATGCAACCGGCACCGACACTAATCCGATCtatatgttttgcaaaacggtCGGAGAATCGCCACTACTATCACCCGGACCTATTAAAGAGA CTGAGGTCGATCTAGAAGGCCTCGTGAGAAAAAGTCTGGAGCTTcccatttcctttccaacgCTTGCCGCACGTGCACAGTTAGCTCAAAAGATCTACGAAATGGGTCGGGAGGAGCTGCGGCGTTGTGAAGCGCTCGTACATGAGCAACATCTGCAACAGCAAGGCTGGGCGGCAGTTGTTGCAAACATGGAGGACACAATCAAAGAATTTCAGGAAAGGTGTGAATATTTTAATCGCTATTACGAGGAGCAGTTGCGAATGCACGAGGAACAGATGGATATTTTGCATAA TTTTGACAAAAGCCTACAACAGCTGGCAGACATTCCAATTCTTTCGTCACTGATGGAAAATGCTGAATCACGTCCCTATGGTGTGTTTGATGAGGTTTTTAACCCAAGTGTAACGACAAACAGTGGAGCAAGCAGAACGGCTAGTAACAACGAGCAGTCGGAGCATGTGGGCTCCGAATCTACGAATCAACCACAGATGGATGGGAACATAAGTGACGAACCGGCTACCCAGTCGGCTCATTCATCCGAGCTTCAAAAACCAGACGTGATAGATATAggtgaagcaacaacaacggcaCAAGGTGCAACGGATGAGATCGGACTGACGGAGCTAGAACGAGCGAAAGGCATATCGCTGCTCGACTGGATATCCGCGATGGAGGGTCAGCTGACGCTAAAACGCATGGCCGAGGAATGTCGGCTCAACATCGACAAATTCAACCGAGCACAATTGATCAACTTAAACGAGCGTATTGACAAAGCGGTCAAACAATCGCAAAGT CTCGAAATAAAGGTCGTAAAGGGTTTGGAGGAACGATTGCGGGGGCTGGATGAGTTGCTAGCGAACGCAAAAAAGCTTCTCGATGATCAAAACAAAAGGGCGCAAGGTATTTTGAAAAATCAGGAACGTGCGACCAAAATCGGCGATGTGTCAGTTCTTCCTGATCTCTGTTCGATGCATCAGAACACGCTTCAAGTGATGAAAGGTAACCATGCCGACCTGCTTGAGTATCGGCGCCGTTGTACTGTTGCAAAGGATGAGCTTGGTTTTAACCTAACCAAAAGAATAAA GTACATTATGAACGTGGAAACAAGAGTGCATGAGCTGGATAGTACCCTGCAACTTTACCACACGTCGCTGCAGCGCTTGCAGAAGCATCTGAGCATCATTGAGCAAATCCATATGGTGCCATGCATCTATGTGAGCGCTGTAACGGAAGTGGTCCGTCGGCGCATGTTTTCTAGCGCATTTTTAAGG TGGGCTTCCGACTTGGCATGCCGCCTAATGGCGATACACAACGATGAGGTAGCCAGACGACAGGATTTTACCTCCCTATTCGAGGGTCACTTCCTTAGCACGCTGTTTCCGGGCATGAACGATATGCCCCCGTCCTACGCCATACAGGCACCATCGGTGTTCGATTCTAGTCTACCAGCGTTGGACAAGCAGG ACCTTGAGGAGCTGTCCCGCTACCTGCCTGAACTGACGGAAAAGATTCCGCTACCGAACATAGCTTCtgtgatagatttttttcaaactcgATCGGTAgagcagcagcaactgcaACAAAATGAAGGTAGTAAGGCTGAGAAAGACGATACCTCAGTTCAAAGCAAAGACAACGCAACAGCATCCAGTAACGAAAACGTGGAATCTTCGAATGTGGTCGATCAGCAACCGGGTGTTAAAGAAAGTGATAA GATTGGAGCGGAATCGGAGACAGACACCGAAGATTATGAAAAGGTTCAGAACCAAAGTCCCCTCGACGGATGCTCCAGGCAAGAGGATACACCGAAAATGACTGTTGCGGTGATGTGCACCGTAGCCACCTGTACCGAACCGGTAGAGACGGTTTGTGCGGAGACACTAACAGAG GATAATCTCGGCACAACGCGCCTTGAAGTAGAAAGGCTGAAAGGTTTATTCAGTAGTGTTCACCAGCTTTCGCAGGATTCGATTATGATGTTGAGGGATCAGTTGGCACTAGTGCGTACCGAGGCCGAAAACAATCGCACGCAGTTTCAATCAGAATTGGGTGCAATGAATCGGGCGTGGAATGATATTCAGCAGTTGGCACGCAATCGTGAACGAGAAACGATCCAGCAGCTAACGGTCGATCACGAGCTGGAAATGAACGACTTGCGCAAGAGCGTTCATCAGATGGACGATGAAATTCAATCGCTACGATCAGACAATAGCACGATGAAGGCGAGCCACATCGAAACAGTATCGAGCTATGagcaggaaaagaaagaactgAACGAACAGATTGCCCAAATGCGAACGGTTATCGATCGGCTGGAGTGTCAGCTAGCGAATTCAGAGATAGATCGTAAGCAGGCAATTCAGGAGGCAGTTGAGCAGTTAGAACACAAGCATCGAACCGAAATCGAATCGTTACGTTGTCGGTTTAAGCTAATGGCATCCAGTATGGATCGATCTCCGTCCGACACGAGTCTTGAGAAGATCGAGAAGCCGGACATGATCGACATTGGGACACACGAGCAAATGCTGGCGCAGATGCGTGACGATTTTCAACGGGATAAAGAACGGGCAATACGAGCGGCGGTCGAGGAAGAACGACAACGGTGGGAAGCAAATGCAATCGGCAGTGGTGGGGTAGCCATTGGTAGTGCTGGCAGTGCGGGACGGTTGCACCGCTCGTATGGAGTGGCTGGTTCACCTGGCGGTGGCAGTCAGGACGTGTACAAACGCATCCTGGATGAAAAGGATCGCCAATTGGACGAACTGCGCGATAAGGAAGCGCAGCTAGCGCGAGAGGTAATGCGTATGCGGGAAACGATTCAGTCTCTTACTGATCCTGAGTTGAGTCCATTGAACGACCATAGCTGTCGCGAACAGCTAGAAGCACTGGAAACAGATCGGCAACAGATGTCAGAAGAGCTCGTGAAACTGCACGAGAGCATAAAAATGCTCGACCAGGAAAAAGGCAGGATGGCACGTGAGCTTGAAAAACATCGGAAAGACACGGCGCAGTTGTTGACATGTTCCGAAGGTGATACCGTAACGTTTGTGTGGAATCCCAACTATGCGCAGTACACCATAGTGCAG GCGTCagattttatttacttcatgCACGAAAGCAGCTATAAAGAACTAGGCATAATGCCACCAACAAAGAGTGAGCTACCAACAATTTTGTTCGGTTTCGGCACGGTCATGCGCAAGGACTTTTGCCATGCACGTAAGGATGATAACCGGTACGGTGTTTCACGTGGTACCCAATTCTATCGCGTGAAGCTAAAGGCAGCCAGTGTTACGAAGAAGAGCAAAG GTCGCCCATCGTCGAGCAGAGGTAGTGGTTTAGTTGAAGATATTTCCATGTCATATCAACAACCTCCCACTGCTGTAGTGACGATCGAAATGCAATCCAGCAGCAATACGGCACCGATTAGTACTAGTGCCGTTGGTAGGTTGATAGATTCTTTCGCACAAACAGAACAACCGACGCCATCTTCGACCACGGCACTGACCGAGGCGATGCTGATCGGGACATCGATCGGCGACGGTAGTAAATCGCCAACAGGTACTAGTCGGGACATGATCGACTCTGGTGTAGTTGAGCAACAGCGCAGCAGCTATCGTGAACGCAACATTAGCATCACGGATGAGGACGATTTGGTGGTTGGGATCGGATCGACTGGCAGCTATCAGAGCGTGTGTGAGGAGGAAGATCCAGTCGGTGAAGATGATACGGACGGTGGCCTTCCGGAAAGCACTGGCGGTAGCAGTGCGACG TTGATGCTGCTTAAAGCTTTTCTACTTCTCAACGGCGACGAGGAATGA